A genomic segment from Phragmites australis chromosome 6, lpPhrAust1.1, whole genome shotgun sequence encodes:
- the LOC133920374 gene encoding LOW QUALITY PROTEIN: RING-H2 finger protein ATL46-like (The sequence of the model RefSeq protein was modified relative to this genomic sequence to represent the inferred CDS: substituted 1 base at 1 genomic stop codon) produces the protein MDRQLQQLFHLHDSGLDQAFIDALPVFAYHEIIGGNKEAFYCAVCLCEFDGEDKLRLFPACGHAFHLQCIYTWLLSNSTCPLCRGTLFISGMTIESLMFDFDERLEEEPLPEEYEDALQISRQKPSEEQPVAEKRVFPVGLGKFKNVGNQGAIGGGVGNGNAAGLVSREPGESSSSSLDARRCFSTGTYQYVLGASELGVALQPSCGRIAASSRFRGRAGGLSSVNTEIMEGKRIXARNKGESFSVSKIWQWSSVKGKLPAGSDNCSDIGSHTVAM, from the coding sequence ATGGACCGGCAGCTGCAGCAGCTGTTCCATTTGCACGACTCTGGGCTCGATCAGGCGTTCATTGATGCGCTGCCTGTGTTCGCGTACCATGAAATTATTGGCGGCAACAAGGAGGCGTTCTATTGTGCGGTGTGCTTGTGTGAGTTTGATGGAGAGGACAAGCTTAGGTTGTTTCCGGCGTGCGGGCACGCCTTCCATCTGCAGTGTATATATACATGGCTGCTGTCCAATTCGACATGCCCGCTTTGCCGTGGTACGCTCTTTATCTCCGGGATGACTATAGAGAGCCTGATGTTTGATTTTGATGAGAGGTTGGAGGAGGAGCCGTTGCCGGAGGAATATGAGGATGCATTACAAATTTCCAGGCAAAAACCTTCGGAGGAGCAGCCAGTGGCCGAGAAGAGGGTGTTTCCAGTAGGCCTTGGGAAGTTCAAGAATGTTGGAAATCAGGGTGCCATCGGTGGTGGGGTTGGCAATGGCAATGCAGCTGGTTTAGTGAGTAGGGAGCCAGGGGAGAGTAGCAGTAGCAGCTTGGATGCGAGGAGATGCTTCTCCACGGGCACTTACCAGTATGTTCTTGGGGCTTCTGAACTTGGAGTGGCTCTCCAGCCAAGTTGTGGCAGAATTGCCGCAAGCAGCAGGTTTAGAGGAAGAGCTGGGGGCTTAAGTTCTGTCAATACTGAAATTATGGAGGGAAAAAGGATTTGAGCGAGGAACAAAGGCGAGAGCTTTTCTGTGTCGAAGATTTGGCAATGGTCTAGTGTGAAGGGCAAGCTGCCAGCTGGTTCAGACAATTGCTCAGACATTGGAAGTCACACTGTAGCTATGTGA
- the LOC133921260 gene encoding uncharacterized protein LOC133921260: MHKLGRGSRDKVQQFMAITGASEKAALQALKASDWHLEGAFDVFYSQPQVAVANTRHLEELYNRYKEPDADMIMVEGISQFCNDLQVDPQDIVMLVISWHMKASTMCEFTRQEFIGGLQSIGVDSIEKLRGKLPSLRAELKDNQKFREIYNFAFTWAREKGQKSLSMETAIGMWQLLFAERNWPLIDHWCQFLQVRHNKAISRDTWAQLLEFVKTIDPQLTNYDEEGAWPYLIDEFVEYLKDNVAVQHRK; this comes from the exons ATG CATAAACTGGGGAGAGGAAGCCGTGACAAGGTGCAGCAGTTCATGGCCATAACTGGCGCGag TGAGAAGGCTGCGCTTCAGGCTCTAAAAGCTAGTGATTGGCATTTGGAAGGAGCTTTTGATGTTTTCTATAGCCAACCACAAGTTGCTGTTGCTAATACTCGCCATCTTGAAGAACTTTACAACAGATACAAAG AACCAGATGCTGATATGATAATGGTGGAGGGCATATCACAGTTTTGCAATGATTTGCAG GTGGATCCTCAGGATATTGTTATG CTTGTCATATCATGGCATATGAAAGCTTCCACAATGTGCGAATTCACTCGGCAGGAGTTCATTGGTGGACTGCAGTCAATTGG AGTGGATTCAATAGAGAAGCTCCGTGGAAAGTTACCTTCATTACGAGCTGAGCTAAAAGATAATC AGAAATTTCGTGAAATATACAACTTCGCGTTCACCTGGGCAAGGGAAAAG GGTCAAAAATCTCTCTCAATGGAGACTGCTATTGGCATGTGGCAGTTGCTATTTGCTGAAAGGAACTGGCCGCTCATTGATCACTGGTGCCAGTTTCTGCAG GTAAGGCATAATAAAGCAATCTCCAGGGATACATGGGCTCAGTTATTGGAATTTGTGAAG ACAATTGATCCTCAGCTAACCAACTATGATGAAGAAGGTGCTTGGCCCTATCTTATAGACGAGTTTGTGGAGTACCTGAAGGACAATGTGGCTGTCCAGCATAGAAAGTGA
- the LOC133921261 gene encoding protein RICE SALT SENSITIVE 3-like: MEEQLNPLAVTHLLQHTLRSLCTHEDSQWVYAVFWRILPRNYPPPKWDLQGGMYDRTRGNRRNWILAWEDGFCNFAASASDREGAAAAAAAACTECAGAAGQEVKGLQPELFFKMSHDIYNYGEGLIGKVAADHSHKWVFQEAQGHEINLISSWSNPADSHPRTWEAQFQSGIKTVALIAVREGVVQLGSMKKVAEDLSYVVMLRRKFGYLESIPGVLLPHPSSAAFPAGGCVVGGPADAACSWPPGLVPPMELFDPYGQASAAAAQMHIVPSMSSLEALLSKLPSVDPAVAGARGMDMVAKEEVDAVDHAEYHSMDDTAAGSGIVAGNGGESTSVAAVAATIAPVSYYVNMANKHREGF; the protein is encoded by the exons ATGGAAGAGCAGCTTAACCCGCTGGCCGTGACGCACCTGCTGCAGCACACGCTGCGCAGCCTCTGCACCCACGAGGACTCGCAGTGGGTCTACGCCGTCTTCTGGCGGATCCTCCCGAGAAACTACCCGCCCCCCAA ATGGGATCTCCAGGGTGGCATGTATGACCGGACCAGAGGGAACAGGAGGAACTG GATCCTGGCATGGGAGGATGGATTCTGCAACTTCGCAGCCTCTGCTTCTGACCGCGAGGGCgcagctgctgccgccgccgctgcctgcACGGAATGTGCTGGTGCTGCTGGGCAGGAGGTGAAGGGCCTGCAGCCTGAGCTCTTCTTCAAGATGTCTCATGACATCTACAACTACGGTGAAGG GTTGATAGGGAAAGTGGCAGCCGACCACAGCCACAAATGGGTGTTCCAGGAGGCCCAGGGGCATGAGATCAACCTCATCTCCTCCTGGAGCAACCCTGCCGATTCT CATCCAAGGACATGGGAGGCTCAGTTCCAGTCCGGTATCAAG ACTGTTGCTCTGATCGCCGTCAGAGAAGGCGTCGTACAGCTTGGCTCCATGAAGAAG GTGGCGGAGGACTTGAGCTACGTGGTGATGCTGCGCCGGAAGTTCGGCTACCTGGAGAGCATCCCGGGGGTGCTGCTGCCGCACCCGTCGTCGGCCGCGTTCCCGGCCGGCGGATGCGTCGTCGGTGGCCCCGCGGACGCGGCCTGCAGCTGGCCGCCGGGACTCGTGCCACCGATGGAGCTCTTCGACCCCTACGGccaggcgtcggcggcggcggcgcagatgCACATCGTGCCGTCGATGAGCAGCCTGGAGGCGCTCCTGTCGAAGCTGCCCTCAGTCGACCCCGCGGTGGCCGGAGCCCGCGGCATGGACATGGtggccaaggaggaggtggacgccGTCGACCACGCCGAGTACCACAGCATGGACGACACGGCCGCAGGGAGCGGCATTGTTGCTGGCAATGGTGGCGAGAGCACTAGCGTTGCTGCTGTCGCCGCCACTATTGCCCCAGTGTCTTACTACGTCAACATGGCTAATAAGCACAGAGAGGGATTTTAG